The Anaerolineales bacterium genome window below encodes:
- the rlmN gene encoding 23S rRNA (adenine(2503)-C(2))-methyltransferase RlmN, with protein MILPCVHDITEEELLGFLAKIGEPPYRAKQIRRNLYSGLIDDPDRMTDLPAGLRAVLKRSFLFQPLVLDQQAVSGDRQTRKYLFHLPDGAPMETVLMLYDRRKTACISTQSGCSVGCAFCATGQMGLRRSLTGGEISAQVFYLERMLKADGRGLTNIVVMGMGEPFLNYEAFLSAVRQLTAADGFGFGARRITVSTVGIVPGIRRFAGEHSQVNLAVSLHAADDDLRSRLIPVNRTYPLADLFAACDEYIRETNRRLSLEWALIDGVNDSTAQAHRLADRIRKQLSKPLVHINLIPLNPTRRYPGSPANTERIEAFRGVLAEEGLACTVRLARGVDIAAGCGQLAGSVDAVSPKRPSG; from the coding sequence ATGATCCTACCCTGCGTGCACGACATAACCGAAGAGGAGCTTCTCGGATTTCTCGCGAAGATCGGAGAGCCGCCATACCGCGCCAAACAAATCCGCAGGAATCTGTATTCCGGTTTAATCGACGATCCTGACCGGATGACCGATTTGCCGGCCGGGTTGCGCGCCGTCCTTAAACGCTCCTTCCTATTTCAACCGCTGGTACTCGACCAACAGGCCGTATCCGGGGACCGCCAGACCCGCAAATACCTGTTCCATCTGCCCGACGGCGCCCCGATGGAGACGGTTTTGATGTTGTACGACCGGCGCAAGACGGCCTGCATCTCCACCCAATCCGGCTGCTCCGTTGGCTGCGCCTTTTGCGCCACCGGCCAGATGGGATTGCGCCGCTCGCTGACCGGAGGCGAGATTTCCGCCCAGGTGTTTTATTTGGAAAGGATGCTGAAGGCGGATGGGCGTGGCTTGACCAACATCGTCGTGATGGGGATGGGAGAACCGTTCCTGAACTACGAAGCCTTCCTGTCCGCGGTCCGCCAGCTCACGGCGGCTGACGGTTTTGGATTCGGGGCGCGGCGCATCACCGTCTCGACGGTGGGGATCGTCCCTGGCATCCGGCGCTTCGCCGGTGAGCACAGCCAGGTTAATCTGGCGGTTTCCCTGCACGCGGCCGATGACGATCTGCGCAGCCGGCTGATCCCGGTCAACCGCACCTATCCACTGGCGGATCTGTTCGCCGCCTGCGACGAATACATCCGGGAGACCAATCGGCGCCTGTCCTTGGAATGGGCGCTGATCGACGGCGTGAACGATTCCACCGCCCAAGCACACCGGCTGGCAGACCGGATACGAAAGCAATTGTCAAAACCGCTGGTCCACATCAACCTTATCCCCCTTAATCCGACCCGCCGATATCCGGGTTCCCCCGCGAATACCGAACGGATCGAAGCCTTTCGCGGCGTACTGGCTGAAGAAGGATTGGCCTGCACGGTCCGTCTGGCCCGCGGCGTCGACATCGCCGCCGGTTGCGGGCAACTCGCCGGCTCGGTCGATGCCGTTTCCCCAAAGCGCCCGTCGGGGTAA